In the Astatotilapia calliptera chromosome 5, fAstCal1.2, whole genome shotgun sequence genome, one interval contains:
- the ppp1r3db gene encoding protein phosphatase 1, regulatory subunit 3Db: MDGASCEKSWNQLQFMGGSNNVSSTRTIRLRDIYDPKPQPPKAPVRIRPPSPRPPPVKEPSSRQSLSSDPSTKTIIRRRAQSLPSSAERKKELRSVQVRFVDSLGLQLEEVKVYKVQECPIIPQHVIFRLLMSSELAFGKSLELSLPYFKPCFPENMGAQPDFLTRLHTQRVCLEQILCSEQGITGTIQVFNVAYEKEVTVHYSYTNWRTHTNTAASWLSSVYREGCDSPVLDVFRFRLPVPPFALQPGASLEFAICYHVKGSDYWDNNNGNNYKLSCHSYKVTVPRECEDSMLHFT, encoded by the coding sequence ATGGATGGGGCTTCTTGTGAGAAGTCTTGGAACCAGCTTCAGTTCATGGGTGGCTCCAACAATGTATCCTCAACTAGAACCATCCGGCTACGGGACATTTATGATCCCAAACCTCAACCTCCCAAAGCCCCCGTCCGGATCCGCCCTCCAAGTCCAAGACCTCCACCCGTGAAGGAGCCCAGTTCAAGGCAAAGTCTTTCCAGCGATCCCTCAACCAAGACCATCATAAGGAGACGAGCTCAGTCTCTTCCATCGTCTGCAGAGCGCAAGAAGGAACTTAGGAGTGTACAGGTACGCTTTGTGGACTCACTGGGTCTTCAGTTAGAGGAAGTTAAGGTTTACAAAGTTCAAGAGTGTCCCATTATACCCCAACATGTTATATTCAGGCTGCTGATGAGCTCTGAATTGGCTTTTGGGAAGTCCCTGGAGCTGTCACTGCCTTACTTCAAACCCTGTTTTCCTGAAAATATGGGTGCTCAGCCGGACTTCCTGACACGGCTGCACACACAGCGCGTGTGTCTTGAGCAGATCCTATGTTCAGAGCAGGGGATAACAGGCACCATACAAGTATTTAATGTAGCCTATGAGAAAGAAGTCACAGTACACTACTCTTACACCAACTggagaacacacacaaatacagcagCATCCTGGCTATCGAGTGTATACCGTGAGGGGTGTGACTCTCCAGTACTGGACGTCTTCAGGTTTCGTCTTCCTGTCCCACCGTTCGCTTTGCAGCCAGGGGCTAGCTTGGAATTTGCAATCTGCTACCACGTAAAAGGATCTGATTACTGGGACAACAACAACGGCAATAATTACAAACTTTCATGCCACAGCTACAAGGTGACCGTGCCAAGGGAGTGTGAAGATAGCATGCTACATTTCACCTGA